In Chryseobacterium scophthalmum, the genomic stretch CTTCATTTTCAGCAATAAAATCTTTCACTTCATCCAAAGAAGAATATCTGCTGAAATTAATCACAGAAAGCGGACTGAATAATTGGGCATCTTCTTTCAACATTACAAAATTATTATCCCAGAATTTATCCTGATTTAAAAGGTAAACGGCTCTGTTGTAATCGTAATTATTGGCGTATTTGTTATGATTGATAATTTCTTTAAAGTCTAAGAAACTCTCAAACAATCTGTCGATTACAAAATCCTGCGGAATAAAAATTCGGGTCACATTTCTGCATCCCAAACCAAAATACTGGAAAATATCATGAGCCAAAAGTTTCAGTTCTTCTTCCGTTTCCTCACCTTTCAAAACCGCGATCGAGGTTCTGTTTTTACGGATAATGCTTAGATGATTCTTAAAATAATATTCCAGATATCTTGCCGTATTATTGCTTCCTGTAGCAATCACCGCATCAAAATTTTCTAATCTTTCAACCAATTCAAAATTGATTGCTTCTTCAGAAAATTCGTTCCATTTTTTAAGTAAAAACGGAAGCATTGTTTTATCTTTTGATGATAACTTGATTAGAGGAATGTGATTGCTTAAGATCACAGAGATCACATCATGTAAACCTACCAAAGGAATGTTTCCGGCAAGAATTAATCCTACTTTTTTTGAAGTTTTAGATGGTGAATAGTGCTGCAACCATTCATTTATATTTTCTTCAGTCAGCAATTCAGACCATTGCTTCAAAGCATATTTCTGATTATCAGCCGTAAACCACGGATTTTCAATTTCTGATTTCTTCAACACTTGTTGAAATTCAGCATCATTCTCATTATAATATTCAGAATTCTTTGCTAAAAACTCTTTTATATAAGCACTTAATTTATTTAGTCCTAAAACTCTACTTTCGATATTCATAATTACTGTAAAATTGGGGAATATTTTGTAATTTTGTGCAAATTTAAAAAAAATTAGCGATGGCTATTAAAATAACTGATGAATGCATTAATTGTGGGGCTTGCGAACCAGAATGTCCAAACAATGCAATATATGAAGGAGCGGTAGATTGGAAAGCATCCGAGGGTACTGAACTTTCAGGAACTGTAACTTTACCATCAGGTCTTACAGTTGACGCAGATGCACCACAGGAACCTGTGAGTGACGATGTTTATTTTATTGTAACAGATAAGTGTACAGAATGTAAAGGCTTCCATGAGGAGCCACAGTGTGCCGCGGTTTGCCCGGTAGATTGCTGTGTTCCGGATGAAGATCATGTAGAATCTGACGAAGCTTTGCTAAATAAAAAAGCTTTCTTACACGGTGAATAAAAACTACCGTCTCATAGATTATGAGACGGTTTTATTTTATATTTAAATTAAATCTCTTCAAATAGTAATAATGAAACCGCAAATTTTCTCTATCTTGAGTAAAATTTGCAAAAACAACAAGTAAAATTATGAGCAAAAAGCACAATTTCAGCGCAGGACCATGTATCTTACCTCAGGAAGTATTTGAAAAATCGGCAGAAGCTATTTTAGATTTCAACGGGATTGGTTTATCAATTCTTGAGATTTCGCACAGAAGTAAAGATTTTGTTGCGGTAATGGATGAAGCTCGTGCGATTGTAAAGAGACTGATGAATCTTGGTGATGATTATGAAGTTTTGTATTTGGGAGGCGGTGCAAGTCTTCAATTTGCAATGGTGCCTTACAATTTGATGAAAGTAGGCGGAAAAGCTGCTTATCTTGATACAGGAACTTGGGCTGCAGGAGCTATAAAAGAGGCTAAAAAAGTAGGAAGTGTAGATATTGTAGGTTCTTCTAAAGAAGAAAACTATTCTTTCATTCCTAAAGATTATAAAATAGGTGCAGAATATGATTATTTCCACTGTACCTCAAACAATACAATCTACGGAACTCAAATGAAAACTTTCCCTGAAGTGGAAACTTTGATGGTTTGCGACATGAGTTCTGATATTTTCTCAAGACAATTAGATTTCTCTAAATTTGATTTGATCTACGCCGGAGCTCAGAAAAATATGGGACCTGCAGGGGTAACTTTAGTGGTTGTAAAAAAGGAAATTCTTGAAAAATCAGGAAGAGAAAACATGCCTTCTTATTTCGATTATTCTCAGCACATTGCAAAAGAGTCAATGTACAATACTCCACCGGTTTTCCCTGTTTATGCATCTTTATTGACTTTACAGTATTTAGAAAAAAATGGAGGAATTGCAGCAGCAGAAGCAAGAAATGAAGCGAAAGCTAAATTATTGTACGACGAAATAGATTCTAATCCTTTGTTTGAAACGTTCTGTGTAAAAGAAGACCGTTCTTTGATGAATGTTTCTTTCAAATTAATTGATGAAAACAAGAAAGAAGAATTCGATGCGGCATGGAAAGCTGCGGGAATCAATGGATTAAACGGGCACAGAAGTTTGGGTGGTTACAGAGCAAGTATGTATAACGCATTGCCAATAGAAAGTGTACAGGTTTTGGTAGATGTAATGAAATCTATTAAGTAATTTTAGAATTAAAAAATTCAACGATTAAAAGATTATTATCATTGTTAAAATTTTCTTAATTTGCGACCCGATTTTAATTTTTAAATATTTTATTTTTTAATCTTTAAATCAAATTTAATAATAAATGAGAGTTTTAGCTAACGACGGAATCTCCAAAGCTGGAGAAATCGCTTTAAAAGAAGCAGGAATTGAGTTACTCGACAATAGAGTTGCTCAGGATCACGTTATCAATTTCATTAATGAAAATAACGTAGATGTTCTTTTGGTGCGAAGTGCTACCAAAGTTAGACAAGATTTGATTGATGCTTGTCCGAATCTTAAAATCATCGGAAGAGGCGGAATCGGTATGGATAATATCGATGTTGAATATGCTATTGAAAAAGGATTATATGTCATCAATACACCAACTGCTTCATCAAAATCGGTGGCAGAGCTGGTTTTTGCACATTTCTTTTCTTTAGCTAGATTTTTACATGAATCTAACCGATTGATGCCATTGGAAGGAGATACTCATTTCAGTGCGATGAAAAAATCTTTCAGCAAAGCGTACGAACTTTCGGGCAAAACTTTAGGAGTAATTGGTTTCGGAAGTATCGGTCAGGAAGTAGTAAAAATGGGAATCTCTTTAGGGATGAAAGTAAAAGTTCTGACCAGAAAACCCAGAACAGAAGTTTTAAGCTTAGAATTTTTCGACGGACAAAAACTAAACTTTGAAATTACTTCTACGAATGATACCGAAGAGTTTTTAAAAGATACAGACTTTATCAGTATCAATACACCAAAAACTGACGAGTATATTATTGATACTCCACAGTTTGAAAAAATGAAAGATGGTGTTTACATCGTCAATACCGCAAGAGGAGGCGTCATCAATGAAGTTACTTTGCTCGATTTTATCGAATCTGGTAAAGTTGCAGGAGCCGCTCTTGATGTTTTTGAAAACGAACCATCGCCTGAACTGATTTTATTGATGAATCCGAACCTGTCTCTTACACCGCATTTAGGAGGAAATACTATAGATGCACAAGAAAAGATCGGTGTAGAACTTGCCCATCAGATTATTGAAATTAAAAAGAAACTATAAATTATATATGCCAGTTTTTAAACCTTTCCGTGGAATACGACCTCATAAAGATCATGAGGCAACGTTTCCTACTCATCCTTTAGATAATTTCACACAAGCTGAAATTGCTGAAAAAGCACAAAAAGAAAAAACTTACATCAATATGATTAAACCCTATGTTGTAAGTAAATCTAAAGATGTTGACCGGAATTTAAGGAAAATCCGTACTACTTTTGAAGAACTTCTGGAAGACAAAACCTTAGTTCAGGATAGCTCTGCCTATTATCTTTATGAGCAGATTTATCCAAACAAACAGATATTCAGAGGGCTTCTTGGCTTATCGAGCATTGAAGATTTCTGGAACGGAAAAATAAAAAGGCACGAAAGTACCATCCCTCAAAGAAAAGAAAAGCTGGCGCATTATCTTGATAAAGTAAATCTTCAGGCAGAACCTGTTTTGCTGACTTATCCGTCAAATTCAAAAATTGAATTGCTGATGAATCATGAAGAAAAAAATGTTCCGATTTTCAATCATGTTGATACCATTGGAATCAGACATAAAATCTGGAGAATCGATAACCGTCTGAAACTGCAGCAATTCAAAGAAGTGATCGATCAGATCGAATCTTTTTATATTGCCGATGGTCACCACAGAATTGGTTCTACAGCACTTCACGCAAAGCGTCTTAAAGAAAAAAACAAACGCCACAACGGAACTGAAGCGTATAATTTTGTCTATAGTTTTATTGTTTCCAATCAATCAATTAAAATTCACGATTACAACAGAATTCTGAGCAGCATTGGAGATTTATCCACTGAAGATTTCTTGAAAAAATTGGAGAAATATTTCCTTATTCACGAAAAAGATCAGACTCCGTACTACCCTTCTCAGAAATTCCATATTTCAATGTATTTAGATGGGAAATTCTATTCACTTCACGTAAAACACGATTTGCGTTCTCCGGAAATGTCTCTTGATAATTTGGATCATCATATTTTAGATAAATATATCATTAAAGACATCTTAAATATTGAAGATTCTGACAGCTCAGATCAGATTATGTATGTGAAAGGAACTTCCAATATTGAAGGAATCAATTTACTCAAAGAAAAGATCGACAATGGCGAAGGGAAAGTAGGTTTCGGGATCTATCCTGTAAGCTTTAATGATATGATTAAAATATCAGATTTAAAGCTTCGTATGCCTCCAAAATGTACATTTATTGAGCCTAAACTGGTTACTGCATTATTAATGTACGATATGAAGCCATAATTATCTAATTTTTATTTATTTTTATGCTCCGAAAAGAAAACGGTCAGTAAAAATGAAAAAAATCTTACTTATCATATTTCCACTCTTTTTGAGTGGATTTTTATTTTCTCAGAAAAAAACTCCGGCAAAAAAGCCAAAACCAATCGCTAAATTCAACTATCACGAAGAGTTTAAGAAAATTTCTGACGAAATTTTTCTTCACGGAACCGCTTATGACAATCTTGGTGAATTAACAAAAGGAATTGGTTCAAGATTCAGTGCGACATCTGGTTACACAAAAGCTACAGAATGGGCTGAAAAAAACTTAAAAGAAGCCGGAGCAGAAAATATCTGGAAACAGGAAGTAAGAGTTCCTATTTGGATCAGAGGAAAAGAATCTTTACAAATAAAAACTTCCAGTGGTGATTGGAAAACCATAAAAATGCTTTCTTTCGGGAATTCAGAAGGTACGAAAGGAAAAGATCTAATTGCGGATATTCTTTTGGTGAAAGATGTTCAGGAACTGGTGAATCTGAGAGCTTCCGATGCAAAAGATAAAATCATTTTTGTCAACTATCCTATCGATCCTACGGTAATAAGTACAGTAGATTCTTATATGATTGCAGCCAAATCTAAGCTTATTTCGGCATCCGTTATTGGTCAGAAAGGAGCAAAAGCTTTAATCATAAGATCATTAACTACGGCTTCAGATGATATTCCGCATGCAAAACAGGTGTATTATGAACCGGATGATAAAACAAGAATTCCGGCAATGACCATTGGAGTTCGTTCTGCAGATGAACTTGAAAATCTTCTTAAAAAAACGTCTGTTAAAGCTAAAATTAATATGTCTGCTGAATCAAAAGGTGAAACAATTAATCACAATATTATCGGTGAAATTCCAGGAAAAAAAGATTCTAAGGTAATTGTTCTCGGAGCTCAGCTCGATTCATGGGATTTTGCAGAAGGCGCACATGATGACGGAACCGGAGTGGTACAATGTATGGAAGTTTTACGAACGTTTAAAGCTTTAGGGTACGATAATAATCACACCATAAGAGTTGTACTTTACGCCAACAGTGAAAATGGCGGAATGGGTCGTGAAACGTATGCAATGAGCGTAAAAAAGAAAGAAGAAAAGCATATTCTGGCTTTAGGAAGTGATTCCGGAGGATATTCTCCGAGAGGTTTTTCTTTAGATATGTCACCACAGAGAAGAAGGCTTATTTTCGAATGGAAAAATTACTTTTTACCTTACGGAATCTATGATTTCGACCAAACTTATGCAATTCAGGATATTGCACCCTTGAAAAAATTAGATATTCCTTTGGTAGAAATGGTGGTCGATACGCAACGTTATTTCGATTATCATCACTCTGAAAAAGATACTTTCGATAAAGTCAACAAAAGAGAATTATTGCTTGGAACAGTTGCGATGACTCAGTTTGTTTTTATGATTGATAAAAACTGGTAGAAAATTACACTTCAAGTTATAAAAATTATTACTCAATAATATTAAAAGCCAAATCAAAAAACTATAATGGAAATCAATCAATTAAACTTAGAATCCGATAAAATAAATAATCCGAAACTTAATGAACTCTATTCTCAGTTTCAGGAAATTTTGCAAAAACTAAACGATAAAAAATTACCTTCTGAAGCGGTACAGTATATTAATGATATTGTTGAGCAAACTAATTCGACAACATTAGAAGATAAAGCGTTGCTGAAATTTTTAAAAGACAAGCAAAATCTCATCATAAAATACTTGGAAAAAGAGCATAAAATTGTTCTTAAAAGCTATTACAAAAAATTATGGTTAGCGGTAGGAATGACGGCTTTCGGCTTACCAATCGGAGTTCTTTTTGGTTTACTGATGAAAAATATGGGATTAATGGCAATAGGATTACCAATTGGTTTAGGTGTCGGAGCTGCAGTAGGTTCTTCAATGGATAAGAAAGCATTGGAAGAAGGAAGACAGATCGATGTAGAGCTGAAATATTAATTTAAAAATCTAAACAAAGGTAACTATGAAAAACATTCTATCAACTGCGATTGTCTTTTTAAGCTTAAACTTATTTGGGCAAACCAAAGAAGATTCTTTACAGTTCAGCAGAATTTCAACAGAAATTTTAAATAAAGGAAAGTCTTACACCGAACTTAGAGATTTAACCAAAAATATAGGCCATAGACTGAGCGGCTCTGAAGCTTACGAAAAATCGGTAAAATGGGCAGAACAAAAGCTGAAAGAAGCCGGAGCTGATAAAGTCTGGCTTCAGGAAGTAATGATTCCGGTTTGGGAAAGAGGAAAAGAATCTTTAAAAATAAAAGCTCAAAATGGGAAATGGAAAACTTTAAAAATGCTTTCTCTTGGAAACTCCGAAGGAACAAAAGGAAAAGATGTTTCGGGAGAAATCATCATGGTAAAATCTTTAGCAGAATACGATAAACTCAATCCGGAAAAGGTGAAAGACAAGATTATTTTCTTTAATTATCCTTTCAGTCAGTCTTATGTTCAGACTTTCAAAGCATACAGCGACGCCGCAGTTTATCGGTCTACAGCAGCAGCTTTAACAGCAAAAAAAGGTGGAAAATTTGCCATTGTAAGATCGCTTTCTTCTGCGTTTGATGATGTACCTCATACCGGAGCGATGAGATATGGGGATTCAGAAAAAATTCCTGCCGTTGCTATTGGAAATACCACTGCAGACGAATTGGAATCGCTTTTAAAATCACAAAAAATTACCGCTAAACTCAATTCAAACTGCGGAATGAAAGCTGAGAAGCTCTCCCACTCTGTGATTGGCGAAATTACAGGAAATAAAGATAAAAGCGTCATTGTTGTTGGCGGACATTTAGATTCTTGGGATGTTGGTGAAGGAGCTCATGACGACGGAGCCGGAATTGTACAGAGCATTGAAGTTTTGAGAACCTTTAAAAATTTAGGCCTGAAAAATAATCACACCATAAGAGTTGTTTGTTTTGCGAATGAAGAAAACGGTGTGAAAGGCGGTCAACAATACGGTAAAACGGTAAAAGAAAATAAAGAAAAACATCTTTTTGCCTTAGAATCTGATGCGGGAGGTTTTTCTCCGAGAGGAATTGCTTTGGAAATGGATGAAGATAAAATCAATCAGATTAAAAGCTGGTCTCCCCTTTTTCTTCCTTACGGAGCTTATGATTTTGACGGAAGATATTCGGGAACAGATATTTATCCTTTAAAAGACATGGGAATTCCTACGGCAGAACTCGTTCCAGATTCTCAGCGATATTTTGATATTCATCATACCGAAGAAGATACTTTTGAAAAAGTCAATCGTCGCGAGTTGTTACTAGGAGCAACAATTATGACGCAAATGATTTACATGATCGATAAAAACTGGTAAAATAAAAACCCGAAAGCAGTTTGTTTTCGGGTTTTCTTTTTTTGATTATTTCAAATCTTCAATAGAGGCTCCGAAGTTAATATGCAAAACATTTCCGTTGGATAAAACCAAAGCCGGAACCGATTTCACACCTGCTTTTTCGGCTTCTTTCACTTTCGATTTTTGTTCTCCTAAATGAATTACTTCTACCTGATTTTCAGGAATTAGGTTTAAAAGATCCTGTTCTGCACTTACGCAAACAGGACAACCTGCATGATAAAAAATTGCTTTTGACATTTTGTTTGTTTTTAAATTAAACGAATTATAATTGATACACTTTGTTGGTAATCGTCGACAAAATTTCTTTCAATTCTGAAGTTTCCACTGTCGTTAATGGTTTTAAAGGACTTCTTAATTGTCCGCCATTTTCTCCTAAAATATTTAATCCTGATTTTATTGCTCTTGGTAAACCTTTAGCTACAATGAATTTCAGCAAATCAACCTGTTTATAAAATAAGTTTTGAGCGGTTTCTAAATCGTTATTTTCAACAGCATTATAAAGTTCAATATTCAATTCAGGAATTAAATTTGGTGCAGCAGTACACCAACCTTTCGCTCCGGCTGCAAAAGCTGCCAATGCCAAAGGATTTGAACCGTTGTAAAAAGCCACCTCTTCGCCCAATTCTTTTCTCAGATAATGCATTCGCTGAATATCACCTGTACTTTCTTTGATCATCGTCACGTTCGGAATTTCCAGCAAGCGTTTCAGCAAAGCAGGAGACATATCTACTCCGCCTGTTGCGGGATTGTTGTATGCCATGATCGGAATCGAAATTTTTGAAGCAACAGAATCATAGTGAGCAACAATTTCATCATCGGTCAGTTTCCAATAACTCATCGGAATAATCATCACGGCATCCGCTCCTGCATTTTCGGCAAATTTTGCATGATGAATTGTTTTTTCAGTCGTAAGACTCGAAACTCCAACCAAAATTGGAACTCTTCCTCCAACCTGCTGAATGGTTGCTTCTGTAATTGCTTCTTTTTCTTCATCAGTCAGATAAGGCAAAACTCCAGTGCTTCCCAAAGGTGCAATTCCGTGTGAGCCAGAAATGACCAATCGCTCCACCAATGTTTTAAATAAAGAAATGTCTACTTTTTCTTCCTCATCAAAAGGAGTTATCGGATAAGCAATTACGCCTTTAAATGGTACTTTATTCATAATTTTTTTGTTTTAAAATGATCAATTGAAATCTCTTCCCTCTTCTTCTCTCAAAGCAACTCCTAGATTCTGAAGCTGTGGTGCATTTTCACAGGCAATATATCTTGCAGGTTCAGTGTCGCTTAAATTTTGATGTTGATGCCACGCCCAAGATGGAATATAAACTGCATCTCCTGCTTCCCACTCTACTTTTTCATCTTCAACTAAGGTCCAGCCTTTTCCTTCCAAAACATATAAAATTGTTTCATAAGTGTGGCGGTGACGGTTTGTTTTTTGTGCTGGTAAAAGCCCACCAATTGTCATACTCACATTTTTACTTGGAAGATCAACGAAGAAAACAGGATGCTTTCTTTCTTCAGAAAACTGGTTATGAACCCCTTCATTTTCTACATTTTTGTGAATTACATGACTTGGTTTTACGAAAGTGGGTCTTGCGAATGTTTGATGAAAATCTTTTGAACTAAATTGTTTTTGTTCAGACTCCTGATCTGTTTTTAATTCTGACATGTTTTTAAATTTTTAATATCCTATTGCATTATTGCATGACAAAAGTATTGTACATTTGGACCATTCTACTGATACAGAATTTATAAAAACAAATAGTCCAGATGTTACGAGATTGGAAATTTCAAATAGAACTGAACAGCCATTCAGAAAAACCAATTTATCTGCAAATAGCCGATGCAATTATGAATGACATTCATTCCGGAAGATTGAAAGCAGGAGATGCTTTACCAGGAAGCCGAAATCTTGCACAGCTTTTAAAAGTCAACAGAAATACTGTTGTAGAAGCATTAAATGTTTTACTGAATGAAGGTTGGTTGATCTCTAAAGAAAGAAAAGGAACTTTTGTTGCCGATATTTTACCTTCTGAACATCAAAGCAGTCGAGATCAAAAAACAGATGAAGCATCTGATTTGAAAAGTAAAAATCATTTTAGAATTCAGTTTGATGACGGTTATCCCGATAGTAAAATTGCACCGATTGAGGAACTGGCAAGAGCGTATCGACAGATTTTCAACCGAAAAGCAAAATGGCAAATGATGGGTTATGGTGATGAATTGGGCGACATAGAATTCAGAAAAACAATTGCGCAAATGCTTAATCATCAAAGAGCAATGCAGGCCAATGAAGAACAGATCTGCATTACAAGAGGAAGTCAGATGGCGATGTATTTAACGGCGCAATGTCTTTTACAGGAAGGAGATTTTGTGATGATAGAAGATCCGGGATACAAACCGGCCTGGAAAACTTTCGAAAACGCCGGAGCAAAACTGTTACCTGTAAATGTCGACAAAGACGGTTTGATCATCGAAGATGTCATTGATCATTTAAAGAAAAATAAAAGAATAAAGGCCATTTATATCACTCCGCATCGGCAATATCCTACAACCGTTACTTTAAGCTTAAAAAGACGTTTAGAATTGATAAAACTTTCCAACGAATATAGTTTTACAATTATTGAAGATGATTATGATAATGAATTTCATTTTGGGTATCGTCCTATTTTGCCTTTATCAAGTTTACAGGAACTTAAAAATTATGTTTACATCGGAACGATGAGCAAAGTGGTTGCTCCTGCTTTAAGGATTGGATATTTGGTTTGTAACGATCATTCATTTATCGAAAAAATAGGAGATCTAAGAAAAATAATTGATGTACAGGGCGACAATATTATGGAACAGGCTGTTTTGCAATTAATAAAAGACGGAACTGTAAAAAGACACATCAAAAAAGCGACGAATTATTATAAAAATAAACGGGATGCTGTTGCTGAATTATTAAACCAACATCTTAAAAATAAAGCAGATTATAACATTCCTGAAGGAGGATTAGCTTTCTGGATAAGCCCTAAAAAAGAGGTTGATTGGTCTGAAATTTCTGAAAATTTAAAATCTAAAGGCATAAAAATTATTCCGCCTGATAATTACAGTTTTGATAAATCTGTCAATGGAATTAGGCTGGGTTATGGTTCTCTTTCAGAAAAAGAATTGGAAGAAAGTATTATTGCTTTAAGCCAGTTTTTGTAGTAAAATGACAAAACAAAAAAGTCCTCAAATTGAGGACTTTTTGTTGAAAAATAGAGTTTAATTATTTCAAATATTCTTTTTTAGCAATCATATAATTTAAAACCTTCCCTTCTCTTTTCACTTTAATGGTGATAGAATTAAGGTCTTTTTCTATACGGTCTTGCAGATATTTACAAACAGATTCCTGGTCAAGATTTTCTAAGCTTATATTGTTCAGGCTCAAAATTTCGTCGTCAAGTTTTAGAGGAAGATCACTTCCGTTAAAAAGCAATACTACTTTTGCTTTATGATCTATAAAACGATATCCAAAACCAAAAGATTCCAGTTTTGAAGGATAATTTTTAATTTTATTTAAATAGATTTTATTGTTTTTCCAATCCATTATAAATCTGAACTTTTTCAGAAATTCGTTTCCAAGAAGACTTGATGATCCGGTAGACACAATTTCCTCTTCAAATTTTTGTTCATCCAAAAGCACTTCATTGGGTTTAAAATAATACGAACTTTCAGGCTTCCCCGCTCCAAATGCTCCAACAGAAGATGTACCATAAGTTTCAACAAACTTTACTTTAGTGTTTTTGAGATCATATTCTTTGTTAGAAATTCTTACCGTCCCTGTAAATCCTGTATCAAAAGTAAGGTCTATCTTTTCATCTAAAATATTAGCTTTTATTACAGGTGTTTTCTGAGGTTTTGGAATAAATGAAAATACGGTTTCGTAGCCTTCTTTAGAAAAATTTGCAAGATCTTTGGTCGCTTCTATTGAGTTTTCTGAATAACTGATTCTCCAGAAAAGTTTGGCCATCTGATTGGCTCCGATAATACCGTCAATTTTAAAACATTCAAACTCAATTCCTTTTAGATCCATCACAATAGCTCCAATATTTTTGAAGGTAATTTGATCAACTTTTATTTCCGGAACTACTGTAAAAATTTGTTCCTGCTTATTTTTTTTGGAATCTGTGACTTTACTGCGGTGTTTTTTCTTAAGATTAAGCTCATTATAAATTGCCGTTGAAATTACTGTCGGAGCGCCAGAATCAAAAAGAAACTGATAGAATTTTCCATTGATATTTACCTTAACGAAAGGCAGTTCGTTTGTATATGTCAGATTAATTTTTT encodes the following:
- a CDS encoding cupin domain-containing protein, which encodes MSELKTDQESEQKQFSSKDFHQTFARPTFVKPSHVIHKNVENEGVHNQFSEERKHPVFFVDLPSKNVSMTIGGLLPAQKTNRHRHTYETILYVLEGKGWTLVEDEKVEWEAGDAVYIPSWAWHQHQNLSDTEPARYIACENAPQLQNLGVALREEEGRDFN
- the pdxR gene encoding MocR-like pyridoxine biosynthesis transcription factor PdxR yields the protein MLRDWKFQIELNSHSEKPIYLQIADAIMNDIHSGRLKAGDALPGSRNLAQLLKVNRNTVVEALNVLLNEGWLISKERKGTFVADILPSEHQSSRDQKTDEASDLKSKNHFRIQFDDGYPDSKIAPIEELARAYRQIFNRKAKWQMMGYGDELGDIEFRKTIAQMLNHQRAMQANEEQICITRGSQMAMYLTAQCLLQEGDFVMIEDPGYKPAWKTFENAGAKLLPVNVDKDGLIIEDVIDHLKKNKRIKAIYITPHRQYPTTVTLSLKRRLELIKLSNEYSFTIIEDDYDNEFHFGYRPILPLSSLQELKNYVYIGTMSKVVAPALRIGYLVCNDHSFIEKIGDLRKIIDVQGDNIMEQAVLQLIKDGTVKRHIKKATNYYKNKRDAVAELLNQHLKNKADYNIPEGGLAFWISPKKEVDWSEISENLKSKGIKIIPPDNYSFDKSVNGIRLGYGSLSEKELEESIIALSQFL
- a CDS encoding retropepsin-like aspartic protease, which translates into the protein MRKYIFFVLLFLAIIVSAQGKRFFENGEAELKNPVEKINLTYTNELPFVKVNINGKFYQFLFDSGAPTVISTAIYNELNLKKKHRSKVTDSKKNKQEQIFTVVPEIKVDQITFKNIGAIVMDLKGIEFECFKIDGIIGANQMAKLFWRISYSENSIEATKDLANFSKEGYETVFSFIPKPQKTPVIKANILDEKIDLTFDTGFTGTVRISNKEYDLKNTKVKFVETYGTSSVGAFGAGKPESSYYFKPNEVLLDEQKFEEEIVSTGSSSLLGNEFLKKFRFIMDWKNNKIYLNKIKNYPSKLESFGFGYRFIDHKAKVVLLFNGSDLPLKLDDEILSLNNISLENLDQESVCKYLQDRIEKDLNSITIKVKREGKVLNYMIAKKEYLK